The Falsibacillus pallidus genome has a segment encoding these proteins:
- the flhF gene encoding flagellar biosynthesis protein FlhF encodes MKVKKYIAPSMNEAMNKVRLDLGDEAVILNSKLVYSGGFLGLFKKKNIEVIAAVDPNTATTPIEAKGRLEKVERRPKKADQAIQPTPEKTSIMEKEMEELKNMILKLSSQSMPEINQYPEDIRIILSQLYTQEIEGEIVSKLGDSLLHNWRETKDAVTRERIIEWTKVKLMEEISSVEFGGISYTKKFINVIGPTGVGKTTTLAKIAANAVLNNKKKIAFITTDTYRIAAIEQLKTYGNLLNVPVEVVYKLADFKQAVEKFKDYDLIFIDTAGRNYQDEKYVKELREVIDFDSEMETFLVLTMTAKQRDLENMINQFKTIPIDKFIFTKLDETSSYGMMINLIKKYEIGGAYLTMGQDVPDDIVEADPIRIIDYVIEGNRP; translated from the coding sequence GTGAAAGTAAAAAAATATATTGCTCCTTCCATGAATGAAGCCATGAACAAAGTTCGTTTGGATTTAGGCGACGAAGCGGTTATTTTAAATTCAAAGCTTGTTTATAGCGGTGGATTCCTGGGGCTCTTCAAAAAAAAGAATATTGAAGTCATCGCTGCCGTCGATCCTAATACAGCAACGACTCCGATCGAAGCCAAAGGGAGATTAGAGAAGGTTGAACGTCGACCGAAGAAAGCAGACCAGGCAATCCAGCCGACTCCTGAAAAGACAAGTATCATGGAAAAGGAAATGGAAGAATTAAAGAATATGATCTTAAAGCTCTCCAGTCAAAGCATGCCTGAAATAAATCAATACCCGGAAGATATTAGAATCATCCTGAGCCAATTATATACACAGGAAATAGAAGGGGAAATTGTTTCTAAATTAGGGGATTCCCTGCTTCACAACTGGCGGGAGACAAAGGATGCGGTCACAAGGGAACGGATAATTGAATGGACAAAAGTGAAATTGATGGAAGAGATCTCATCTGTTGAGTTTGGAGGGATCAGCTATACGAAAAAATTCATTAATGTCATTGGCCCGACAGGTGTAGGAAAAACAACCACTCTTGCCAAAATAGCCGCAAACGCTGTTTTGAACAATAAAAAAAAGATTGCGTTCATCACGACAGATACGTACCGGATAGCGGCAATCGAACAACTAAAAACGTATGGAAATTTACTGAACGTCCCTGTTGAAGTTGTATATAAGCTTGCTGATTTTAAACAGGCAGTTGAAAAATTCAAGGATTATGATCTCATTTTTATTGATACTGCAGGCAGAAATTATCAAGATGAAAAATATGTGAAAGAACTGCGCGAGGTAATTGACTTTGATTCAGAGATGGAAACGTTCCTAGTCTTGACGATGACGGCTAAACAACGGGACTTGGAAAATATGATCAATCAATTCAAGACGATTCCAATAGACAAATTCATTTTCACGAAGCTTGACGAAACCTCCTCATATGGAATGATGATTAATTTGATTAAAAAATATGAAATCGGAGGGGCCTATTTAACAATGGGGCAAGATGTCCCGGATGATATCGTTGAGGCAGATCCAATTAGGATTATTGATTATGTGATAGAAGGTAATCGGCCATGA
- a CDS encoding flagellar biosynthetic protein FliO: protein MAKIAKIAIVLFIFLFSAQAGEQYAFAEISHQTVKDCIGKDCGSSSGKDEKSMTKKEEPASESSSPMITIWDFIKMIFALLFVIALLYGLLKFINKRSKNFQQSKMVENLGGTSLGGNRSVQLVKVNGRILILGVGENIQLLKDIDSKKEFEEMMAHFNERSEGRTQPVDFVTKWITTFTKKNESESQPNSSFQLMLKEQMMELRKGRKKVLDEMDKKEQE, encoded by the coding sequence TTGGCGAAAATAGCAAAGATCGCAATTGTTCTATTCATATTTCTATTTTCCGCTCAAGCAGGTGAGCAATATGCATTTGCGGAAATTTCACATCAAACAGTAAAAGATTGTATTGGAAAAGATTGCGGAAGCAGCTCAGGAAAAGATGAGAAAAGCATGACCAAAAAAGAAGAACCGGCTTCTGAATCTTCTTCACCGATGATTACCATCTGGGATTTCATTAAAATGATTTTCGCATTATTGTTTGTCATTGCACTTTTATATGGATTATTGAAGTTTATCAATAAGCGAAGCAAGAATTTTCAGCAATCCAAGATGGTAGAGAACCTTGGGGGAACTTCTCTCGGAGGGAATCGTTCGGTTCAATTGGTGAAAGTGAATGGCCGGATTTTAATCCTTGGTGTGGGTGAGAATATCCAGTTATTAAAGGATATTGATTCAAAAAAAGAATTTGAAGAAATGATGGCGCATTTCAATGAAAGAAGCGAAGGCAGAACACAGCCGGTAGATTTCGTTACAAAATGGATTACTACTTTCACAAAAAAGAACGAATCAGAGAGTCAGCCGAATTCTTCATTTCAGCTCATGCTGAAAGAGCAAATGATGGAGTTAAGGAAAGGGCGAAAGAAAGTTCTGGATGAAATGGATAAAAAGGAGCAGGAATAA
- the fliR gene encoding flagellar biosynthetic protein FliR: MDQLLPKISVFLLVFVRVSTFFVTMPLFSYRTIPAQHRIGLAFFLAWIMYYTVDAPALEINGLYILLIMKEALVGLLIGFAAYMMMAAIQIAGGFIDFQMGFAIANVIDPQTGAQSPLMGQYLYTFSLLLLLTLDGHHLILDGIYYSYQFIPIDQPWLNFGSSHLVEYMIRAFGSMFVIAFQMSIPIVACLFLVDTALGIVARTVPQLNIFVVGFPIKIGVSFIVLIIVFGVMMTVVEGLFGTMLNTMRNVMELVGGSK, encoded by the coding sequence ATGGATCAATTGCTTCCTAAGATATCCGTTTTTTTACTAGTATTCGTCAGGGTCTCGACTTTTTTTGTGACAATGCCGCTGTTTTCCTATAGGACCATACCTGCTCAGCATCGAATTGGACTAGCTTTCTTTCTTGCCTGGATCATGTACTATACCGTCGATGCACCGGCACTTGAAATCAATGGGCTTTATATACTGCTTATCATGAAGGAAGCATTGGTCGGCTTGCTTATCGGGTTTGCTGCCTACATGATGATGGCTGCTATTCAGATTGCCGGGGGATTCATCGATTTTCAGATGGGCTTCGCAATCGCAAATGTCATTGATCCACAGACAGGGGCGCAAAGTCCACTGATGGGACAATATCTATATACGTTTTCACTATTGCTGCTGCTGACGCTTGATGGCCATCATCTGATTCTCGACGGAATTTATTACAGCTACCAATTCATACCGATTGATCAGCCTTGGCTTAATTTTGGGAGCAGTCATTTGGTCGAATATATGATCCGTGCTTTTGGTTCAATGTTTGTCATTGCCTTTCAAATGTCCATTCCGATCGTTGCCTGTTTGTTCCTTGTAGATACAGCCTTAGGCATCGTGGCCAGGACTGTCCCGCAGCTGAATATTTTTGTGGTCGGTTTTCCGATTAAAATCGGGGTCAGCTTCATCGTCCTGATCATAGTCTTCGGAGTCATGATGACCGTTGTTGAAGGCCTGTTCGGAACGATGTTGAATACCATGAGAAACGTAATGGAACTGGTGGGTGGTTCAAAATGA
- a CDS encoding MinD/ParA family protein, with translation MNDQAARLRERMMKTEETGKSAKTIAIVSGKGGVGKSNISVNFGLKLAKQGHKVLLVDMDIGMGNIHLLLGTSSERSIVDYMLSDDIDIEDVKVRAADNFTCISGGNGLSSFFEMDQNALSKLLKAMELLQKEYNYILFDMGAGATNMSLQFLLSVDDIIVVTTPEPTSVTDAYSMIKFMTQKDSGLHFSIICNRVETESEGRETIKRLRLAAEKFLKVDVRPLGMLPEDSLVKKSVLNQRPFTVEFPLSKAAQSFNVIVQNYLSGEGAGQNTMQKAGFLSKLKHLLFERQGNL, from the coding sequence ATGAACGATCAAGCTGCAAGATTAAGAGAGAGAATGATGAAGACAGAAGAGACAGGGAAGTCTGCCAAAACCATTGCCATCGTGAGCGGCAAGGGCGGTGTTGGGAAATCGAACATTTCTGTCAATTTCGGATTGAAGCTGGCCAAGCAGGGGCATAAAGTCCTCCTGGTGGATATGGATATAGGAATGGGAAACATCCATCTGCTCCTTGGAACTTCTTCAGAACGAAGCATTGTTGATTATATGCTGTCTGACGACATTGATATTGAGGATGTAAAAGTCAGAGCTGCCGATAATTTCACGTGTATTTCTGGAGGAAATGGATTGTCCAGCTTTTTTGAAATGGATCAGAATGCATTAAGTAAATTATTGAAGGCCATGGAACTCCTTCAGAAGGAATATAACTACATTCTTTTTGATATGGGGGCAGGAGCAACAAATATGTCCCTCCAGTTCCTTCTATCAGTTGATGACATCATTGTTGTGACTACCCCGGAGCCGACTTCGGTTACGGATGCATACTCCATGATCAAATTCATGACTCAGAAAGATTCCGGGCTTCATTTTTCGATCATCTGCAATCGTGTGGAAACAGAATCAGAAGGACGGGAGACTATTAAGAGATTGAGGCTGGCTGCTGAAAAGTTCCTTAAAGTGGATGTACGTCCTTTGGGCATGCTGCCTGAAGATTCACTTGTCAAAAAAAGCGTTCTTAATCAGAGGCCATTTACAGTTGAGTTTCCTCTTTCTAAAGCTGCTCAATCTTTTAATGTGATTGTTCAGAATTATTTGTCCGGGGAAGGTGCCGGGCAAAACACAATGCAAAAAGCTGGCTTTCTATCAAAACTAAAACATCTATTGTTTGAAAGGCAGGGAAATCTATGA
- the fliQ gene encoding flagellar biosynthesis protein FliQ, whose product MNEEMVISIAERGIYTTLIVTGPLLLLALAVGLIVSIFQATTQIQEQTLAFIPKIVAVLIGVVFFGPWMLSHLLSYATEIFTNLNRFVG is encoded by the coding sequence ATGAATGAAGAAATGGTCATTTCCATTGCAGAAAGAGGGATCTATACTACCCTGATCGTTACAGGTCCACTCCTTCTATTGGCATTGGCAGTCGGTCTGATTGTCAGTATATTTCAGGCCACCACACAAATTCAGGAACAGACATTGGCGTTTATTCCAAAGATCGTTGCGGTACTCATAGGAGTCGTTTTTTTTGGCCCTTGGATGCTAAGCCATCTTTTATCCTATGCAACAGAAATATTCACTAATTTAAATAGATTCGTAGGATAG
- a CDS encoding response regulator gives MGNRILIVDDAAFMRMMVKDILTKNGFEVVAEAADGSQAVEKYKELKPDLVTMDITMPEMDGITALKEIKKIDGNAKIIMCSAMGQQAMVIDAIQAGAKDFIVKPFQADRVIEAIQKTLA, from the coding sequence ATGGGTAACCGTATATTAATCGTTGATGATGCAGCATTTATGAGAATGATGGTAAAGGATATTTTGACTAAGAATGGCTTTGAAGTAGTAGCTGAAGCAGCTGATGGTTCACAGGCAGTTGAAAAATACAAAGAGCTAAAACCTGATTTAGTCACTATGGATATTACTATGCCTGAAATGGATGGAATCACTGCTTTGAAGGAAATCAAAAAAATCGACGGAAATGCAAAAATTATCATGTGTTCAGCCATGGGCCAGCAGGCGATGGTTATTGACGCGATCCAGGCAGGGGCAAAGGATTTTATTGTAAAGCCTTTCCAAGCAGACAGAGTCATCGAGGCAATTCAAAAAACATTGGCATAA
- the fliP gene encoding flagellar type III secretion system pore protein FliP (The bacterial flagellar biogenesis protein FliP forms a type III secretion system (T3SS)-type pore required for flagellar assembly.), giving the protein MNDFMQYFNSSAPDDVSTAVKLLLVLTVLSLAPSILILMTCFTRIIIVLSFVRTSLATQQMPPNQVLVGLALFLTFFIMAPTFSQVNEQALTPLFDGKINLEEAYDKASVPFKEFMSEHTRQKDLQLFLDYSHAKQPKTIQDIPLTTLVPAYAISEIKTAFQIGFMIFIPFLVIDMVVASVLMSMGMMMLPPVMISLPFKILLFVLVDGWYLVVKSLLESF; this is encoded by the coding sequence ATGAATGATTTCATGCAATATTTCAATAGCAGCGCACCTGATGATGTTTCAACTGCTGTCAAGCTACTATTAGTATTGACTGTTCTTTCTTTGGCTCCGAGCATTTTGATTTTGATGACTTGTTTTACAAGGATCATCATCGTTTTATCCTTTGTCAGGACGTCCCTTGCCACTCAGCAGATGCCGCCGAATCAGGTGCTTGTAGGGCTTGCCTTATTCCTGACTTTTTTTATTATGGCTCCGACCTTCAGCCAGGTTAATGAGCAGGCATTGACACCTTTGTTTGATGGGAAAATCAATCTGGAAGAAGCGTACGATAAAGCCTCTGTGCCATTTAAAGAGTTCATGAGCGAACATACAAGGCAAAAGGATCTTCAGTTGTTTCTTGACTATTCACATGCCAAACAGCCGAAAACCATTCAGGATATACCATTGACAACATTGGTTCCTGCATATGCCATCAGTGAAATCAAAACGGCGTTCCAAATAGGTTTCATGATTTTTATCCCATTTTTAGTGATCGATATGGTTGTGGCAAGCGTCCTCATGTCGATGGGGATGATGATGCTTCCTCCGGTCATGATTTCATTGCCGTTTAAAATCCTTTTGTTTGTTTTAGTCGACGGCTGGTACTTAGTCGTTAAATCGCTGTTAGAGAGTTTTTGA
- the flhA gene encoding flagellar biosynthesis protein FlhA: MSARDISVLLSVILIVAMLIIPLPTWMLSVLIIINISLALLVLLTSMNMQEPLQFSIFPSLLLLLTLFRLGLNVSTTRSILSKGEAGGVVETFGTFVVGGNVLVGLVVFLILIIIQFVVITKGAERVSEVAARFTLDAMPGKQMSIDADLNAGMISEHDARQRREKVGREADFYGAMDGASKFVKGDAIAGIIIVIINLIFGIIIGMTQQGLGIADAATHYSLMTVGDGIVSQVPALLISTATGIVVTRAASDGNLGSDIVSQLMAYPKMLYIAAGTIFLLGIATPINDILTIPVAAGLAIGGLMLSRVPKIDPSEELINEEEIEKDEMKSPESVVSLLNVDPIEFEFGYGLIPLADANQGGDLLDRIVMIRRQLALELGLVIPVVRIRDNIQLQPNEYRLKIKGNELARGELLLDHYLAMSPGGDDDAIEGIDTFEPSFGLPAKWITEETKEQAEIFGYTVVDPPSVVSTHITETIRSHAHDLLGRQETKQLIDHLKESYPILVEEVTPSPLSIGEVQKVLAKLLKENVSIRNLPVIFETLADYGRMSSDTDLLTEYVRQSLARQITSQYADQGSQLKVITLSGRIEKMIAEGVQQTEHGNYLSLDPNDSQRILESIANQIEQLSLMEQSAIILCSPAVRMYVRQMTERYFPQVPILSYNELEANVEVQSVGVVNVE, translated from the coding sequence ATGTCAGCAAGAGATATTTCCGTATTGCTCAGTGTCATCCTGATTGTTGCCATGTTAATTATCCCGCTGCCAACGTGGATGTTGAGCGTTTTAATCATTATCAATATTTCTCTCGCATTACTTGTGCTGCTTACTTCCATGAATATGCAGGAGCCATTGCAGTTCTCCATTTTTCCATCATTGCTGCTCCTTCTTACCCTTTTTCGATTAGGGCTGAATGTTTCGACAACGAGGTCTATTCTAAGTAAAGGTGAAGCAGGCGGCGTTGTCGAAACATTTGGAACGTTTGTGGTCGGAGGGAATGTACTAGTCGGACTAGTTGTATTCCTAATCTTGATCATCATTCAATTTGTGGTCATAACAAAAGGGGCGGAGCGTGTCTCTGAGGTTGCTGCACGCTTTACCCTTGATGCAATGCCAGGAAAGCAGATGAGCATTGATGCAGATTTGAATGCAGGGATGATTTCAGAGCACGATGCAAGACAGCGCAGGGAAAAAGTCGGAAGAGAAGCTGACTTTTATGGGGCAATGGATGGTGCCAGCAAATTTGTTAAAGGTGACGCCATTGCTGGAATCATCATTGTTATCATAAACCTCATATTCGGGATCATCATCGGAATGACCCAGCAAGGACTGGGGATTGCAGATGCAGCCACCCATTATTCATTAATGACTGTAGGGGATGGGATTGTTTCTCAAGTCCCTGCACTGCTGATTTCCACGGCTACTGGAATCGTGGTCACAAGAGCGGCTTCAGACGGGAACTTAGGATCTGATATCGTTTCACAGCTCATGGCCTATCCGAAGATGCTTTATATTGCCGCAGGAACAATCTTTTTACTTGGAATCGCAACGCCGATCAATGATATTTTGACCATACCGGTTGCAGCGGGTTTAGCCATCGGTGGATTGATGCTCTCAAGAGTACCAAAAATTGATCCGTCAGAAGAACTGATCAATGAGGAAGAAATTGAAAAGGATGAGATGAAAAGTCCTGAAAGTGTCGTGAGTCTATTGAATGTCGATCCGATTGAATTTGAGTTTGGCTATGGTTTGATTCCATTGGCAGATGCAAATCAAGGCGGAGATCTACTGGATCGAATCGTAATGATCAGAAGGCAGCTGGCGCTTGAATTAGGACTTGTAATCCCTGTGGTGCGAATCAGGGACAATATCCAACTCCAGCCAAATGAATATCGTTTAAAGATCAAAGGGAACGAACTGGCGAGAGGAGAGCTCCTTTTGGATCATTATCTAGCAATGAGCCCTGGTGGGGATGATGATGCAATTGAAGGAATCGATACTTTTGAACCATCTTTTGGACTCCCTGCAAAATGGATTACAGAAGAAACGAAGGAACAGGCAGAGATATTCGGCTACACAGTTGTTGATCCTCCTTCAGTTGTATCCACGCATATAACGGAAACAATCCGCTCACACGCTCATGACCTGCTCGGAAGACAGGAGACAAAGCAGCTGATTGATCACCTCAAGGAAAGCTATCCGATCCTTGTGGAAGAAGTGACGCCATCTCCGTTATCCATTGGAGAAGTCCAAAAGGTATTGGCGAAATTACTTAAAGAAAATGTATCGATTCGTAATCTGCCAGTCATTTTTGAGACGCTGGCTGATTACGGAAGAATGAGTTCGGACACTGATCTATTAACGGAATATGTGAGGCAGTCCCTCGCAAGGCAAATTACTTCACAATATGCTGATCAGGGATCCCAATTGAAAGTGATTACATTATCAGGAAGAATCGAGAAAATGATTGCAGAAGGGGTCCAGCAGACGGAGCATGGGAATTATTTATCCCTAGATCCCAACGACTCCCAAAGGATCCTTGAATCCATTGCGAATCAAATTGAACAGCTTTCGCTTATGGAACAGTCCGCCATCATTCTTTGTTCTCCGGCTGTGAGGATGTATGTTCGACAAATGACTGAAAGATATTTTCCTCAAGTTCCAATTCTATCCTATAATGAATTAGAAGCGAATGTGGAAGTACAGAGTGTAGGGGTGGTGAATGTTGAGTGA
- the flhB gene encoding flagellar biosynthesis protein FlhB, with amino-acid sequence MKQLMLDLQFFSGEKTEKATPKKREDAKKKGQTAKSQDVSTSVIMLAVFSFLLFGSSYIAKNVYHLFTHSFQTYMLMDLTESNIKVVMLEVLKETAFLLGPVMLVALLAGVAANYAQVGIMFTSEPLMPKLEKLDPIKGFKRIFSIRAIVELFKSILKISFVGAVTFFVLWSKIDVVLGLSFKSTGDIAKTMGSLAIQMGIAASIALLFLSILDYLYQKYDFEKSIRMSKQDIKDEHKNSEGDPLIKSKIKQRQREMAMRRMMQEVPQADVVITNPTHYAIALKYDESKMDAPYVIAKGVDFMAQKIKLIAKENEVITVENRPLARALYDQAEIGQAVPEDFFKAVAEILAYVYRIKNKI; translated from the coding sequence ATGAAGCAATTGATGCTCGACCTTCAATTCTTTTCAGGTGAAAAGACTGAAAAGGCTACACCGAAGAAAAGGGAAGATGCAAAGAAAAAAGGACAAACGGCAAAGAGTCAAGATGTCAGTACATCGGTCATCATGCTTGCTGTATTTTCATTTCTGCTGTTTGGTTCATCCTACATTGCGAAGAACGTGTATCATCTGTTTACCCATTCCTTTCAAACATATATGCTGATGGATTTAACGGAAAGCAATATTAAAGTTGTCATGCTTGAAGTCCTAAAAGAAACAGCGTTCTTGCTGGGGCCGGTGATGCTTGTTGCATTATTGGCGGGCGTTGCAGCCAATTATGCCCAAGTTGGAATCATGTTCACTTCAGAACCGCTCATGCCGAAATTGGAAAAACTTGATCCGATTAAAGGATTCAAGAGGATCTTTTCAATAAGGGCAATCGTTGAACTTTTTAAATCCATCCTAAAGATATCATTTGTAGGAGCAGTGACTTTTTTTGTTTTATGGTCAAAGATCGATGTCGTGCTTGGTTTATCTTTTAAATCAACAGGAGACATCGCAAAAACAATGGGTTCATTAGCGATCCAGATGGGGATTGCAGCTTCCATTGCACTGCTTTTTTTATCAATATTGGATTATCTCTATCAAAAATATGATTTTGAAAAAAGCATAAGGATGTCGAAACAGGATATCAAGGACGAGCATAAAAACTCCGAGGGCGACCCCCTCATCAAATCAAAAATCAAACAACGGCAGCGTGAAATGGCGATGAGAAGAATGATGCAGGAAGTTCCGCAGGCAGATGTCGTCATCACAAACCCAACGCACTATGCCATTGCATTGAAATATGATGAATCAAAAATGGATGCACCGTATGTTATTGCAAAAGGCGTTGATTTCATGGCACAGAAAATAAAATTGATCGCGAAAGAAAATGAAGTGATCACTGTTGAAAATCGTCCACTTGCAAGAGCTCTATACGACCAGGCTGAAATCGGCCAGGCAGTACCGGAGGATTTCTTTAAAGCTGTTGCAGAAATATTAGCCTATGTATATAGAATCAAAAATAAAATCTAG